A window from Ignavibacteriota bacterium encodes these proteins:
- a CDS encoding T9SS type A sorting domain-containing protein, with product MKMIARVMLSATLLCAGVAGASAQGITIDTNDVKLMYAVGTTTSFRADTLTNQVNIGTSGAASWDFSALLTHSRMNLRSVVPSTTPYFASNFPAATHALSDTAFTYSFVDGTFGQVTLKGAGYNYMTLSGGNLLDWGFKGTGNAYIVGNPFPAQGAWTKSPAAVYYSLPLYLSKTWTTTFVETLSGSAVILGGTVNVGPTLTNHTITYTVDAYGSLKIPGGSTQEALRIRKVDRFSTTTSSGVRVGYMILAKNGASVQFTVGDTNAVAGTASVSGLQWTSATPTSVRQVNEAPSVFSLAQNYPNPFNPSTMIRFALPERQAVTLRVFNLLGEEVATIVNETLGAGEHVVEFNAKGLATGMYLYKLQAGSMTQTKRMLLVR from the coding sequence CTACCCTGCTCTGTGCGGGTGTGGCCGGTGCCAGTGCACAGGGCATCACCATCGACACGAATGATGTGAAGCTCATGTATGCCGTCGGGACGACCACGTCGTTCCGGGCTGATACGCTCACCAATCAGGTGAACATCGGGACCAGTGGAGCGGCGTCGTGGGATTTCAGCGCGCTGCTGACGCATTCCCGGATGAACCTGCGGAGCGTTGTGCCGTCCACGACCCCGTACTTCGCTTCGAATTTTCCGGCCGCGACGCATGCTCTGAGCGATACGGCATTCACATATTCGTTCGTTGATGGAACCTTCGGACAGGTGACCCTGAAGGGGGCCGGATACAACTACATGACGCTGTCGGGTGGGAACCTGCTGGACTGGGGTTTCAAGGGGACGGGGAATGCGTACATCGTGGGCAATCCTTTCCCGGCCCAGGGTGCTTGGACCAAGTCGCCGGCAGCGGTCTATTACAGTCTTCCGTTGTACCTCAGCAAGACCTGGACCACCACGTTCGTTGAGACGCTCTCCGGGAGCGCGGTGATCCTGGGCGGTACGGTGAATGTCGGTCCGACGCTGACCAATCACACGATCACGTACACCGTGGATGCCTACGGATCGCTGAAGATCCCCGGTGGCAGCACGCAGGAAGCACTGCGCATCCGGAAAGTGGACCGGTTCTCGACCACGACGAGTTCGGGCGTGCGTGTGGGATACATGATCCTGGCTAAGAACGGGGCCTCGGTGCAGTTCACCGTCGGTGACACCAACGCGGTTGCCGGTACGGCTTCGGTGTCGGGCCTTCAGTGGACGAGCGCTACGCCGACCTCCGTGCGTCAGGTGAACGAAGCGCCGTCGGTGTTCAGCCTTGCGCAGAATTATCCGAACCCCTTCAATCCGTCAACGATGATCCGTTTCGCGCTTCCCGAGCGCCAGGCCGTCACGCTGCGCGTGTTCAACCTGCTCGGTGAGGAAGTTGCGACGATCGTGAACGAGACCCTTGGTGCGGGTGAGCACGTGGTGGAGTTCAACGCAAAGGGGTTGGCGACGGGGATGTATCTGTACAAGTTGCAGGCGGGATCGATGACACAGACGAAACGAATGCTGCTTGTGAGGTAA
- a CDS encoding sodium:solute symporter family protein gives MPSIGLSVLDWLIIAIYFAFILGLGYYLKRFTKSQEDFFMAGRKNSAWVAGIAFLSANLGALELLGMTGNTFKYGMYVAHFYWIGAIPAMLFLGVYMMPFYYSSRIHSVPGYLKLRFDERTRVLNAISFAIMTVLVSGINLYAMALVLHTFLGWNWDISMWVSAATVAVYVTMSGLLSAIFTEIVQFFLIWFGLFLVAILGVIEIGGINEVFARVQDSYNTLWSTSANAADNGMAVTWGGIVLGLGFVLSFGYWTTDFLVVQRAFSAKDLRAARMTPIIASFFKMAVPFIVIAAGLVALILANDPKSGFALISDGGQVNYDSALPLLIVRYYPEGLIGLGVTALLAGFMAGQAGNVSAFNTVWTYDIYRALIKKDASDEHLLWMGRVTTIVGIIISVGTAYWAKSFPSIMDYMQAIFSWVNAPLFATMLLGMFVVWITPAGAFWGLVIGMGSSFLMFLAAKFQWVDGSVFTLSPNASEMAINFWRAWWAWLLCFVSTIVISFFTEKKPREELVGLVKGLTPTSGDEGIPFLKRPVFYAIISLIVLVILNIMYW, from the coding sequence ATGCCTTCGATTGGTCTCAGCGTCCTGGATTGGCTGATCATCGCCATCTACTTCGCCTTCATCCTCGGGTTGGGTTACTACCTGAAGCGGTTCACGAAGAGTCAGGAAGATTTCTTCATGGCCGGACGGAAGAACAGTGCCTGGGTGGCGGGCATCGCTTTCCTCTCGGCGAACCTGGGAGCGCTCGAGCTTCTCGGGATGACCGGCAACACGTTCAAGTATGGCATGTACGTCGCCCATTTCTACTGGATCGGGGCCATCCCCGCCATGTTGTTCCTCGGCGTGTATATGATGCCGTTCTACTACAGCAGCCGCATCCACTCCGTCCCCGGCTATCTCAAGCTCCGGTTCGATGAACGTACGCGGGTGCTGAATGCCATCTCCTTTGCCATCATGACCGTTCTCGTGTCCGGCATCAACCTGTATGCCATGGCGCTCGTGCTGCACACCTTCCTCGGCTGGAACTGGGACATCAGCATGTGGGTCTCGGCGGCGACCGTTGCGGTCTACGTGACGATGAGCGGATTGCTCTCCGCGATCTTCACCGAGATCGTCCAGTTCTTCCTGATCTGGTTCGGGCTCTTCCTTGTGGCGATCCTCGGGGTCATCGAGATCGGCGGGATCAATGAGGTCTTCGCACGCGTTCAGGACTCCTACAACACGCTGTGGTCCACGTCCGCCAATGCCGCGGACAACGGGATGGCCGTGACCTGGGGAGGCATCGTGCTCGGGCTCGGTTTCGTCTTGTCCTTCGGCTACTGGACGACCGACTTCCTGGTCGTGCAGCGTGCCTTCTCGGCGAAGGACCTGCGCGCGGCACGGATGACGCCTATCATCGCATCGTTCTTCAAAATGGCTGTCCCGTTCATCGTCATCGCCGCAGGCCTCGTGGCCCTCATCCTGGCCAACGATCCGAAGTCGGGCTTCGCGCTGATCAGCGATGGCGGGCAGGTGAATTATGATTCCGCGCTGCCCCTCCTGATCGTCCGCTATTACCCCGAAGGTTTGATAGGCCTCGGCGTGACGGCACTGCTCGCCGGGTTCATGGCGGGACAGGCCGGCAACGTGAGCGCATTCAACACCGTCTGGACCTACGATATCTACCGGGCGCTGATCAAGAAGGATGCGAGCGACGAGCATCTGCTGTGGATGGGCCGGGTGACCACCATCGTCGGGATCATCATCAGCGTTGGTACGGCCTACTGGGCGAAGAGCTTCCCGAGCATCATGGATTACATGCAGGCGATCTTCTCCTGGGTGAATGCACCGCTGTTCGCCACGATGCTCCTCGGCATGTTCGTTGTGTGGATCACCCCCGCGGGCGCGTTCTGGGGCCTTGTGATAGGCATGGGTTCATCGTTCCTCATGTTCCTCGCGGCGAAATTCCAGTGGGTGGACGGCAGCGTCTTCACGTTGTCGCCGAATGCCAGCGAAATGGCCATCAACTTCTGGCGTGCATGGTGGGCCTGGTTGCTCTGTTTCGTATCCACGATCGTGATCAGTTTCTTCACGGAGAAGAAGCCGCGTGAAGAGCTCGTCGGTCTGGTCAAGGGGCTGACGCCGACCTCTGGCGACGAAGGGATCCCCTTCCTGAAGCGTCCCGTGTTCTACGCGATCATCTCGCTGATCGTCCTTGTCATTCTCAATATCATGTACTGGTAG
- a CDS encoding FKBP-type peptidyl-prolyl cis-trans isomerase, which yields MRYLLAVLVLAGITGCQSQQGANVKLETRQDKISYSIGMSVGKNLHRDSIAISPEAFLRGVMDAKLDSSKHLMKEAEIQDTMRSFSQDMQIKQEERARAQAIKNATDGAAYLTENAKKPGVITLPSGLQYRVITEGKGKKPLAASTVKTNYIGRLINGEEFDSSFKHGQPAVFPCNGVIPGWTEALLLMKEGSKWELVIPSDLAYGEQGAGNVIPPNATLIFEIELLEVQ from the coding sequence ATGCGATACCTCTTGGCCGTGTTGGTCCTGGCCGGAATCACTGGTTGCCAATCACAACAGGGTGCGAACGTGAAGCTCGAGACACGTCAGGACAAGATCAGCTATAGCATCGGCATGAGTGTCGGGAAGAACCTGCACCGTGATTCCATCGCCATCTCCCCCGAAGCATTCCTCCGCGGCGTGATGGATGCGAAGCTGGACTCCTCGAAGCACCTGATGAAGGAAGCAGAGATCCAGGACACGATGCGTTCGTTCAGCCAGGACATGCAGATCAAGCAGGAAGAGCGTGCCCGGGCACAGGCGATCAAGAACGCCACAGATGGGGCAGCCTATCTGACCGAGAACGCGAAGAAACCCGGGGTCATCACACTGCCGAGCGGACTCCAGTACCGTGTGATCACCGAAGGCAAGGGCAAGAAACCCCTCGCCGCATCGACGGTGAAGACGAACTATATCGGTCGGCTCATCAATGGTGAGGAGTTTGACAGCTCCTTCAAGCACGGACAGCCCGCGGTGTTCCCGTGCAATGGCGTGATCCCCGGCTGGACCGAGGCGCTGTTGCTCATGAAGGAAGGCTCGAAGTGGGAACTGGTCATCCCGTCCGATCTGGCGTACGGTGAACAGGGTGCCGGCAATGTCATCCCACCGAACGCAACGCTGATCTTCGAGATCGAGTTGCTGGAAGTGCAGTAG